Below is a genomic region from Roseovarius arcticus.
TCGCTGATTGGAATAGCATCGGTGAGGTTTGTCTGATCCACAGCCCCGATGGGGCGCAATATGGCCATGATGTGTTGGGCGCGACGCCCGAATGGCATATTCTAAGCGTCATGTCCTCTGATCCGCTGCACACGGTTACCGCCATACGCCAGCCCGGCCACATATTCGAGGATATCGCGCCGCGCCTTGCCGATGTCACAGGCGACGGAATTCCCGAAATTATCGTTGTGCAATCCAGCATGGATCGCGGCGCGCGTCTGGCTGTGTTCAGATCGGCGGGCGGCACACTGTCGCTGCTGGCCGCGACGCCATATATTGGACAGCGCAACCGCTGGCTTGCCCCCGTCGCCGTCGGTGATCTGGACGGTGATGGCGCGGTTGAGCTGGCGTATATCGACCGTCCACATCTGACCAAGCGGCTGCGCGTGTGGCGCTATGCAAATGGCGCTCTGGGGCATGTGGCTGATCTGGGCAACCTTACGAATCACCGCATCGGGTGGAATTTCATCGCTGGCGGCTGGCGGCCTTGCGCGTCCGAGATGATCTTGGCCAGTGGCGACTGGAGCCGCGTCATGGCGGTACGGCTGGAGGGCGGCAGTCTGACCGCCCGCGACGTGGGCACATACAGGGCGCCCGGTAGCCTGACCGCGGCAATGGCTTGCCCGCCCTAAGCCGCGCTCAACTTAGATAAAATCGGTCCGCCTTTAGCGGCTTGGGCACAGGAATATCCAGATGCGGGGCCAGGCTGATTTCAACTGTGCGGCACATCGCATCCAGTGGCAGGCCATTTACCGTCTCGCCGAACGGGTGCGCGAGCTCCTCCGTCACCTCTGCCAGACCGATAAAGATGTAGGCCATGATCGCCACGAACATCGGCGACATCCATCCTGCCGTCTCGATCAGGCCAAAGGGGATGAGGCCGCAATAAAGATAGGTCGTGCGAAAAATCAGGAGCGAATAAACGTAGGGCAGAGGCGTCGTCGCGATCCGTTCACAGCCACTTTGCGACTGCACGATTGACTCGAGCCTGTCGGCAAACGCGCGTTTAGCATGGCCATCGGGTGCGGCGGCGGCGATCACTTGGGTCATCTGGTTTAGCTTGGTGCAGGGTGGATGGGGCGTGGCCATATCCGCGGCGCTCAGCCATTTCAGGGGCGCTGAAGCGGGTGGCAGCTGCCTTAGGTTCAGCCGGTGCGCGTGGATGAACCCCAACGCCAATATCAGGATGCGGTGGCGATCTGCGCGCTCGGGTACAAAAATCTCGACCTCGCGCGAGAGGGAGCGCATGTCGGCGATCAAGCGGCCCCACAGTTTGCGCCCCTCCCACCAGCGGTCATGCGCGGCGTTGTTGCGAAAGCCCAAAAACAGCGACAGCGCGATGCCAAAGACGGCGAAAGGCGCGGCATTGGTGTGAGGCAGGGTGACATAATTCTGGTCCAGCCAGACCAGCCCGGTGGCAAAGGCCGTGGCGATCAGAACGCGCGGCAGGATCTTGGGCAGGACCGACCCGCGCACCGAGAAAAGCAGCTGAAGCAGCCCCGGCTTGTCACGGATGATCACAGTGCGCGCCAGCCTATGTCGCGCCGGCAGAAGCCCTCTGGCCAGTCGATATCGTCCACCATCCCATAGGCGCGGTCTGCCGCCTCGCGCAGTGTTGCGCCGCGCGCGGTGATGTTCAGGACGCGCCCGCCTGCAGCGGTGATATGGCCGTCCGTGAATGCGGTTCCGGCGTGGAATACCATATGAAAGCTGTCTGCGGGGCAAGTATCCAAACCGCCAATGACGCTGCCTTTGGCGTAGTCGCCGGGGTATCCGTCTGCGGCCATGACCACGCATAGCGCGTGATCCTCGGCCCAGGTGACGTCACACTCCGCCAGCCGCCCCTCGGCGGCGGCGTGCATTAAGTCGAACGCCTGCGCGCCAAGGCGCATCATCAGCACTTGGCATTCCGGATCGCCAAAGCGGACGTTATATTCGACAAGGCGCGGCTGGCCGTCCTCGATCATCAGACCAACATATAGAACGCCCTGAAAGGGCATGCCCCGCCGGGCCATTTCGTCAATGGTGGGACGCACGATCTGGTCCATCGCGCGCGCCTCGATTTCGGGCGTCAGAACGGGGGCGGGCGAATAGGCGCCCATGCCGCCGGTATTGGGGCCAGTGTCGCCCTCGCCCACGCGTTTGTGATCCTGCGCACTACCGATGGACAGCACGCTGGTGCCATCGCACAGCACAAACAGGGATGCCTCCTCGCCGGTCATGAATTCTTCGATCACCACCTCGGCACCCGCGCCGCCGAAGGCACCACCAAACATGTCGTCGATGGCGGCGTGCGCCTCCTCGACCGTCTCGGCGATGATGACGCCCTTACCGGCGGCCAGCCCGTCGGCCTTGACCACGATGGGCGCGCCTTGGGCGGCGGCGTAGTCGCGGGCGGCGGTGGCATCCGTAAAGTGGCCATAGGCGGCGGTGGGCGCGTTTGAGGCGTCGCAGATTTCCTTGGTAAAGCTTTTGGATGCCTCTAGCTGGGCTGCTGCCGCCGACGGGCCAAAGGTAAGCACACCCGCCTCGCGCAGGCGGTCGGCTACTCCAGCAGCCAATGGCGCTTCTGGCCCGATGATGACGAAATCAATCGCCTCTTCTTCGGCGAAGCGCACCACTGCGCCGGGGTCCATGATGTCGAGCGACGCACATTCAGCTATGGCGCGAATACCCGCATTACCGGGCGCCACGATTAGACGGTCGCATTTGGGGTTTTGCAGCACTGCCCAAGCCAGCGAATGTTCGCGCCCGCCGCTGCCGAGGATCAAGATGTTCATGCTGCTCTCCCATGTCTGCGCCTGAGCGCACTGAATAGGCGCAAGGTGCCGCGCAGGCAAGCGGGCGGCGATGGAACGCTGGGTGCAACTGCGCGTTGTTAGGGCAGAATGCAACAACGCATGAAAGGAAACACTATGGCTGATATTTCAAACCGCAAAGTCGCAATTCTATCCACCCATGGTTTTGAGCAGTCGGAGCTTGAGAAGCCGTTGGAGGAGCTGAAAAAAGCGGGCGCTACCGTCCACGTCATCGCACCCGATAGCGGCGAGATCCGCGGTTGGGACGGCGGAGATTGGGGACAGTCGGTGAAGGTAGACAAAACGCTAGAGTCGGTAGATGCCGCCGATTATGACGCGCTGATGCTACCCGGTGGTCAGATGAACCCCGACACGCTGCGCGCGAACAAGGACGCTGTCGCATTCGTTCGCGCCTTCTGGGATGCCAAAAAGCCAATTGGCGCGATTTGCCATGCACCATGGCTGCTGATTGAAGCGGATATCATTGAGGGCCGCGCTGTCACCTCATACAGTTCGATCCGCAAAGACGTCGAAAATGCAGGCGGCAAGTGGCAGGACAGCGAAGTTGTCTGCGACAAAGCGCTAGTGAACAGCCGCAATCCTGACGATTTGCCCGCGTTTTGCGCTAAGCTGATCGAAGAGATCGCCGAGGGCAAGCATACGTCACGCGCGGCTTAATCGCTGTTGAGCGATCTTTTCAACTGCGCCGGGATCGGGCATTGATGGATCATGTCAGATCTTATTGATGATCCCGATCCCGGCGAAAATGCGCCAGAATTCTCAGTCTCGGACCTTTCGGGCGCGATCAAGCGCCTGATTGAGGGCGAGTTTTCGCATGTGCGGGTCAAGGGCGAAATCGGGCGCGTGTCCCGACCTAAATCGGGACACATCTATCTGGACCTCAAGGATGATCGCGCTGTCATCAACGGCATAATCTGGAAAGGGGTTGCAGGCCGCTTGCCCGTCCAGCCCGAAGAGGGGATGGAGGTGGTCGCAACCGGGCGCCTGACCACGTTCCCCGGACAATCGCGCTATCAAATCGTCATTGAGGATATAAAGCCAGCAGGCGCCGGCGCGCTGATGGCGATGCTGGAGAAGCGCAAGACGGCGCTGGCTTCCGAAGGTCTGTTTGATGCAGACCGCAAGCGACCATTACCCTATCTGCCCGAAATTATCGGCGTCGTCACTTCGCCTTCGGGCGCCGTGATCCGCGATATCCTGCACCGCCTGCGCGACCGCTTCCCGCGCAAGGTGCTGATTTGGCCCGTTGCCGTTCAGGGCGAGCGGTGCGCAGGCGAGGTCACCCGCGCGATTGAGGGGTTCAACGCCATGACGCCCGGCGGCTCGCTGCCCCGGCCTGACCTGATTATCGTCGCGCGTGGTGGCGGCTCGATTGAGGATCTCTGGGGCTTTAACGAGGAATCGGTCGTGCGTGCGGCGGCGGCAAGTGAGATTCCCCTTATCTCTGCCGTTGGACACGAGACGGACACCACCCTCATCGACTTTGCGTCCGACAAGCGCGCACCGACGCCAACCGCTGCTGCCGAGCTGGCCGTGCCTGTGCGGCTAGAGTTGCTGGCGTGGCTGGATGGGCAAGAGGGGCGGCTGATCCAAGCGCTCAGTGGCGGTGTGGCGCAGCGTGGCCAGCGCCTGCGGGATCTGTCCCGTGCGCTGCCGCGAATTGAGGTGCTGCTGGATAGCCCCCGCCAACGGCTGGACGTCTGGGGTGACCGTCTGCCTGCGGCGCTGATCCGCGGCGTTCAGATGCGGCGCGTTGCGCTGTCCGAGGCGGGCGGCGCGCTGCGGCTCGGCGTCCTGCGCCGCATGATCGAGGGCGACAAACGGCGGCTGGCAGCTGCGTCCGAGCGGATGGGCGGCGCATTGCAGCGCCGCACCCGCGATGATCGTCGCCGTTTGGATACCATCGCCGCGCGATTCGCGGCCCGCGTGCCCAGCGACAGCATTGCAGCCAAGCGTGCCGAGCTGGACCGCGTGTCGCAGCGCCTGCCTGTAGCCGGGCAGCGCCAGATCGACGGCTGGAGGACGCGCATCGCTGCGCTGGACCGCCTGCGCGAGACATTGGGGTACAAGGCAACGCTGGAGCGTGGATATGCCGTGATTCGCAGCGCTGGCGACTTAATCACAACGCGCAAGGCGGCTAAGAAGGCTGGCCCGCTGGAAATCGAGTTTGCCGATGGCAGGCTGGCGCTGGACGAAGCGGCACCAAAGGCAAAGCCGAAGCAGACTAAATCGCAGGCGCCCGATCAGGGTAACCTGTTTTAGAAAACTCTACGTATTACCCTGAAAAACAACTGTTTCCATGTTGCCACGCCGCGAACGATCCGCGACAAAACCCCGATATTGTCCGTTAGCCGCCGCTATTGCGCCTGAATTGGCCAGCATACCGACCGTCGAAGTAATAGACGGAAGGATGCGCGAAATGGATCGCCTGACAGAGATGGAAGCCTTCGCCACCGTGGTGGATCAGGGCGGATTCACCGACGCGGCGCGCAAGATGGGCATTTCCAAATCAGCCGTGTCCAAACATGTCTCGTCCCTTGAGGCGCGGCTGGGCGCACGGCTGCTGAATCGCACGACGCGTCGCGTCAGCCCGACCGAAATCGGCCTTGCCTATTACGACCGCGCGCTGCGCGTCCTGAACGATGCAGGAGAGGCAGATGCGCTGGTCAGCTCGATGCAATCCGACCCGTCGGGCTTGCTGCGAATTTCTGTCGCGACGGATTTTGGGGTAAATCACCTCAGTCCCGTGCTGGGCACATTCCTAGATGAATTTCCGGAAATCACCGTCAATATGGTCCTCAACAATCGCTATGTTGAGCTGATTTCCGAAGGCTTTGATATGGCCATCCGTATTGGCGAGTTGGAGGACAGCACCCTTCGGGCCCGCAAGCTGACCGAGACGACCAAGCGCATGATCGCATCACCAGGCTATATTGAAAAATACGGCCGCCCGACCAAGATTGACGATCTGAATGAGCACAAGCTGCTACATTATTCTAGCCAAGCTGGCGGATCGGTATGGAAGCTGACAGCGCCTTCGGGGGAGAAGCGCCAGGTGCGTACAGCCGGGGGCCTGTCGGTCAATGATGGCCAATCGCTGCTGAACGCTGCCATTTCTGGCCTTGGAATCGCGTATTTGCCCAGCTTTCTCTATGCCGGGGCGATGGACAAGGGGCTGGTCGAGGATGTCATTCCTGATCTGCCGGTCGAGACGCAAGGCATCTACGCAGTCTACCCGCCGGGCAGGTTTACCCAGCCTAAGGTGCGCGCGTTCATCGACTTTCTTGTCCACGCCTTTGCG
It encodes:
- a CDS encoding FG-GAP repeat domain-containing protein — protein: MRLLRPYVRRARLALCLWLVSLAPASADNAARSCVADWNSIGEVCLIHSPDGAQYGHDVLGATPEWHILSVMSSDPLHTVTAIRQPGHIFEDIAPRLADVTGDGIPEIIVVQSSMDRGARLAVFRSAGGTLSLLAATPYIGQRNRWLAPVAVGDLDGDGAVELAYIDRPHLTKRLRVWRYANGALGHVADLGNLTNHRIGWNFIAGGWRPCASEMILASGDWSRVMAVRLEGGSLTARDVGTYRAPGSLTAAMACPP
- a CDS encoding bestrophin family protein — encoded protein: MIIRDKPGLLQLLFSVRGSVLPKILPRVLIATAFATGLVWLDQNYVTLPHTNAAPFAVFGIALSLFLGFRNNAAHDRWWEGRKLWGRLIADMRSLSREVEIFVPERADRHRILILALGFIHAHRLNLRQLPPASAPLKWLSAADMATPHPPCTKLNQMTQVIAAAAPDGHAKRAFADRLESIVQSQSGCERIATTPLPYVYSLLIFRTTYLYCGLIPFGLIETAGWMSPMFVAIMAYIFIGLAEVTEELAHPFGETVNGLPLDAMCRTVEISLAPHLDIPVPKPLKADRFYLS
- the purD gene encoding phosphoribosylamine--glycine ligase, which encodes MNILILGSGGREHSLAWAVLQNPKCDRLIVAPGNAGIRAIAECASLDIMDPGAVVRFAEEEAIDFVIIGPEAPLAAGVADRLREAGVLTFGPSAAAAQLEASKSFTKEICDASNAPTAAYGHFTDATAARDYAAAQGAPIVVKADGLAAGKGVIIAETVEEAHAAIDDMFGGAFGGAGAEVVIEEFMTGEEASLFVLCDGTSVLSIGSAQDHKRVGEGDTGPNTGGMGAYSPAPVLTPEIEARAMDQIVRPTIDEMARRGMPFQGVLYVGLMIEDGQPRLVEYNVRFGDPECQVLMMRLGAQAFDLMHAAAEGRLAECDVTWAEDHALCVVMAADGYPGDYAKGSVIGGLDTCPADSFHMVFHAGTAFTDGHITAAGGRVLNITARGATLREAADRAYGMVDDIDWPEGFCRRDIGWRAL
- a CDS encoding type 1 glutamine amidotransferase domain-containing protein gives rise to the protein MADISNRKVAILSTHGFEQSELEKPLEELKKAGATVHVIAPDSGEIRGWDGGDWGQSVKVDKTLESVDAADYDALMLPGGQMNPDTLRANKDAVAFVRAFWDAKKPIGAICHAPWLLIEADIIEGRAVTSYSSIRKDVENAGGKWQDSEVVCDKALVNSRNPDDLPAFCAKLIEEIAEGKHTSRAA
- the xseA gene encoding exodeoxyribonuclease VII large subunit; the protein is MSDLIDDPDPGENAPEFSVSDLSGAIKRLIEGEFSHVRVKGEIGRVSRPKSGHIYLDLKDDRAVINGIIWKGVAGRLPVQPEEGMEVVATGRLTTFPGQSRYQIVIEDIKPAGAGALMAMLEKRKTALASEGLFDADRKRPLPYLPEIIGVVTSPSGAVIRDILHRLRDRFPRKVLIWPVAVQGERCAGEVTRAIEGFNAMTPGGSLPRPDLIIVARGGGSIEDLWGFNEESVVRAAAASEIPLISAVGHETDTTLIDFASDKRAPTPTAAAELAVPVRLELLAWLDGQEGRLIQALSGGVAQRGQRLRDLSRALPRIEVLLDSPRQRLDVWGDRLPAALIRGVQMRRVALSEAGGALRLGVLRRMIEGDKRRLAAASERMGGALQRRTRDDRRRLDTIAARFAARVPSDSIAAKRAELDRVSQRLPVAGQRQIDGWRTRIAALDRLRETLGYKATLERGYAVIRSAGDLITTRKAAKKAGPLEIEFADGRLALDEAAPKAKPKQTKSQAPDQGNLF
- a CDS encoding LysR family transcriptional regulator, translated to MDRLTEMEAFATVVDQGGFTDAARKMGISKSAVSKHVSSLEARLGARLLNRTTRRVSPTEIGLAYYDRALRVLNDAGEADALVSSMQSDPSGLLRISVATDFGVNHLSPVLGTFLDEFPEITVNMVLNNRYVELISEGFDMAIRIGELEDSTLRARKLTETTKRMIASPGYIEKYGRPTKIDDLNEHKLLHYSSQAGGSVWKLTAPSGEKRQVRTAGGLSVNDGQSLLNAAISGLGIAYLPSFLYAGAMDKGLVEDVIPDLPVETQGIYAVYPPGRFTQPKVRAFIDFLVHAFADKGPAEW